The genomic stretch agagacagggtttcaccatgttggccaggctgctgtccaaactcctgacctccagtgatccacccacctcactctcccaaagtgctgggattacaggcgtgagccaccgcacctggccctccatggtattttccttttttttttttttttttttttttttttgagatggagtcttgctttgttgcccaagctggagtgcagtggcacaatctcggctcactgcaacgtccacctcctgggttcaagcaattctcctgcctcggcctcccaagtagctgggattacaggcacccaccatcacgcccggctaatttatgtatttttagtagagatggggtttcactatgttggccaggctggtctcaaactcctgacctcaggtgatccatctgcctcagcctccctaagtgctgggattacaggcgtgagccaccgcacctagccgtCTATGGTATTTTTCAAGGACATCAGGCCCACTGGTGTAACCAAGGTGCAGATGACCTAAGGTGTGGGAAAATATGAAGGCTGCATGCCAGGCCCTGGTTCCTGTGAAGCCCCCACCCTCATCCTGTCACTCCAGAAGAGAGGCACTGCAGGCATAGGGGTACTCAGCTTCCAGGTACTGAGGTGGGCTGGGAAGGGGTTCTCCATGGGGGTCTGGGCGTTAGGGGGGACCCAGCCCCACCTTGCTCACTCTCGGGCAGAGCTGTCTCATATCCCCCTTGAGGCAGGTACTGTCACACTGTCCATTTCCCGGGGGAAGAAACGGATCCAGAAAAGTTAAACTCTCCCAGGGCCGAGGATGGAATCAGAGCTGGAGCTGTGACCTGGAAACCCATAACCACAATACAGATGAGCCCTGCTGAGGTGGGGGAAGCCTTGGATTCCTGAATCCCAGGCTACAGAAATCGGGAAGGGTGTGTGGACGTGAAATAGCTCCGACTGGGAAGAATCCAGGTAGGAGTGGGGTGCGGGGAGGTACTTTGAGCAGGCAAAACAGAACAAGAGGGCACACTGCACGCGGGTCTGACACCAGAAGACCCCGGTCGTCCTATCATTCCCGAAGGGTTAACATGCTCTCGAGGAAAAGCAAGTGATTCGCCTAAGTAAGAATGGGGTGGCGCCTCTcctacttttttaaaatagagatagcGTAGCGCTATCTTGCCCgggctggcctcaagcaatcctttcccacctctgcctcctaaaatgctggcattacagccctgagccaccgcgcccggcccagcgcCCCGCCTCACAACAAGATATTACTTCCGCTCCAAACAAAGATGGGCCAAGCGAACGAGCGCGGGGGAAACATCCGCCCGGAAGGCCACTTGAAGGCACTTCCGCCCTCTCTTAACATGGAGCCGGCGGAAGGGGCGGTGTAGGGCCGGGCGATAATGGCGGCGTCGAGGCTGGAGCTAAACCTGGTGCGGCTGCTATCCCGCTGCGAGGCGATGGCAGCGGAGAAACGGGACCCGGACGAGTGGCGCCTGGAGAAGGTGAGGGGATCTCGCACTGCCGCGTAGAGCCCGACTCCCGGGGGGTGATTCCTAGGGTTGGAAGCCACCTGGCCCGACTCCCCGGCCCCAGTAGCTTCTCGGGCAGCGCCCTTTCCGGTCAGTCCCGCCACGTCCACCTGTAGCTTCCGCCCCCGTCCCTGGGACTCCGCCCCTCCCCCACTGGCCCCGCCTCCTTTACGCTTGACCCCTCCCATTTGTCGGTCCCGCCCCCCCGACTCCCATGATCAGGACATGGGAAAGACCCCCGGGTGACAATCCGCTTTTCCTCCCCAGTACGTGGGAGCCCTAGAGGACATGTTGCAGGCCCTGAAGGTCCACGCGAGGTGAGTGCAGGCAGCCTCAGGGCTTTCACATCAGCACGTGGCTGTGCTACTGGGACATCCCAGTACCGCTATCCCAGCTGGGACCCTTCCCTGAGCTGGGGACCATggacaggttttgtttttcttcttcctgccttcCAGCAAACCGGCCTCTGAGGTGATCAATGAATATTCCTGGAAGGTGGATTTTCTGAAGGGGATGCTGCAAGCCGAGAAGCTGGTGAGAAGGGGTGCCCCTGCCCCCTCAGCCCCCATCACCGCTCACTTTGGTCCCCAGGACCTGCCCCTCCAGTGACTTATCTTCCCACATTTCTGCAGACCTCCTCCTCAGAGAAAGCACTGGCCAACCAGTTCCTGGCCCCTGGCCGTGTGCCAACCACAGCCAGAGAGCGAGTGCCCGCCACAAAGACGGTGCATCTGCAGTCACGGGCGCGGTACACCAGCGAGATGCGGAGTGAGCTACTAGGCACGGTAGGGCTCCTTCCCTGGTCCCTGGGAATCCCTTGGACAGGAATAGGGGTTCTATGCTTGCAGGCAGCCAGAACCACAATACTGTCAGATACAGGAACCCTAAGGGGGTCCAGCAATCTCTTCCCTGGGTCATCACACAAGGCTGCTCAACAGAGGGGCATTGTGGCTAAGGCTTTGCTAGATGAATAGGAATTTGGTACAAGGCAAAAATGGAATGTGTCTGGTTAAGCCCCAGAGTTGGCCCAAGAGCAGGGTTTGAGTCCTGGCTTGCAACTTACAAGACACGTAAGTTTCTTCAGCCGTAAAAGAGGATGACAAGTTCCTTTCTGAGCACTTTATGTGGATCAgctcaatcttttaaaatatgagttgttgtggccgggcgcggcagctcacgcctgtaatcccagcactttgggaggccgaggcgggcggatcatttgaggtcaggagttaagaccagcctgaccaacatggagaaaccccgtctttactaaaaatacaaaattagctgggcatggtggctcacgcctgtaatcccagctactcaggaggctgaggcaggagaatcgcttgaacccaggaggcagaggttgcggtgagctgagatcaagccattgcactccagcctgggcaataagagtgaaactccgtctcaaaaaaaaaatatgagttgTCGTTACCAGTTTAAGgttgaggaaacaggctcagaggtcATGGGATTTCCCCATGTCCTGACTGAAGGTGAGGAGGTTGAGGTCAGAAGGGACAGGTTTGGGAACAAGACAAGGGGGGTGACTTCAtggcatttacttttttttttttttgagatggagattcgctcttgttgcccaggctggagtgtggtggcgcgatctcggctcactgcaacctccgcctcccaggttcaagcgatactcctgcctcagcctcccaagtcactaggatcacaggcacccccaccacgcctggctaattttttctatttttagtagagatggagtttcattatgttggccaggctggtctcgaacttctgacctcaggtgatctgcccaccttggcctcccaaagtgctgggagtgagccactgcacccagcctcatacCACTTACTTCTTTCCACAGGACTCTGCAGGTGAGTCACCATGAACACAACAGGACTTGAGGGCCAGCTGACTAGGACAAGACATGTATCCTTGCTGCCCCGGGGCCTCCATGCCGAGACTCCATGCCCTGACTCCAACAGGAGCATCACCAAATTACACCTGGAGGAAGAGCCAGGACAGAGGAAATGGCCCCGAGAGGAAAcaaagctaggcacagtggctcacacctgtaatttcggaggctgaggcaggtggatcacctgaggtcaggagtttgagaccaacctggccaacatgacaaaaccatgtctctactaaaaatacaaaactcagccgGATGCAGTGctacgtgtctgtagtcccagctacttgggaggctgaggcaggagaattgcttgaacccaggaggtggaggttgcaatgagctgagatcacaccactgcactccagccgggggcgacagagcaagactccgtctcaaaaaaaaaaaaaaaaaaagcaaaaaaattagccaggtgtggtgacgcacacctgtaatcccagcatacttgggaggatgattgcttgagcctgggaggtagaggttgcagtgagctgagattgcgccagtgcactccagcctagttgacagagagagactctgtctcaaaaataagcaaataaataaattttttaaagctagGCACTGCCAGCCTATGGGACCAAGGCTAGGCtggagggagggacctggggTCTGAGGGAACCGAGACAGGAGTAAGGAGACCCTCCTAGAAGAGGGGGTATTCAAGCATGGTCAGAAGCCAACGGGGCAGCAGACAAGATGAGGAAACAGCATTCCAAGCAGTAGACCCAGCACAGGCAATGCTCAGGATGCCGGAAACGGGAAACCAACACTCGCCTTTTTTGCTTGGCCTGTTTTGCTTTCAGAGCCTGAGATGGACGTAAGGAAGAGAACGTGAGTGTCTGCGGCCCTGGGGCAGTAGTGGCAATTGGGCGGTGCGGCAGGGACGGGGTAGCAGTGGCCAAACCCTGGACCACCGAGGCACTACCACAAGGATCTAAACCAACCAGAAGCCACTTCTGTGGATGCTCTTCCCAGAAGtcaaaggccaggcgcagtggctcacgcctgtaatcccaacactttgggaggctgaggcaggcagatcacctgaggccaggagttccagaccagcctggccaacatggcaaaaccctgtctctactaaaaatacaaaaaattagccgggcatggtggcacgcgcctgtagtcccagctactcaggaggctgaggcaggagaactgcttgaacctgggaggtggagattacagtgagcggagatcatgccattgcactccagcctgggtgacagagcgagatgctgtctcaaaaaaaaaaaaaaaaaaaaggccgggcacggtggctcacacctgtaatcccagcactttgggaggccgaggcaggtggataatgaggtcaggggttcgagaccagcctgaccaacatggtgaaaccctgtctctactaaaaatacaaaaattagctgtgcatggtggcaggtgcctgtaatcccagctactcaggagactgaggcaggagaattgcttgaacctgggaggcagaggttgcagtgagccgagatcgcgccattgcactccagcctgggcgacagaacaagactctgtatcaaaaaaagagaaaatgtgttgGTCTTCTCCCCTTTCCCACTCCATCTCTCATGTCCTCCTCCCCCCGTGTGTGAGATCAGTGGAGTGGCAGGGTCCCAGCCAGTGAGTGAGAAGCAGTCGGCAGCTGAGCTAGACCTCGTCCTGCAGCGACATCAGAACCTCCAGGAAAAGCTGGCGGAAGAGATGCTAGGACTGGCCCGGAGCCTCAAGACCAATACGCTGGCCGCCCAAAGTGTCATCAAGAAGGACAACCAGGTGTGGGGACTGGGGGAGCTCTCCAGCCTCTGCCCTGGGgcatcagagaaggcttcccagCACAGGAGCATTGTGGCTGGGGCTTTGCGGGATGAATAGGAGTTTCATAGAAGGCAAAAATGGCATTCCCAGCAGAGGGCACAGCACCAGCAAGCGACAAGAGGTGCA from Pan paniscus chromosome 20, NHGRI_mPanPan1-v2.0_pri, whole genome shotgun sequence encodes the following:
- the USE1 gene encoding vesicle transport protein USE1, yielding MAASRLELNLVRLLSRCEAMAAEKRDPDEWRLEKYVGALEDMLQALKVHASKPASEVINEYSWKVDFLKGMLQAEKLTSSSEKALANQFLAPGRVPTTARERVPATKTVHLQSRARYTSEMRSELLGTDSAEPEMDVRKRTGVAGSQPVSEKQSAAELDLVLQRHQNLQEKLAEEMLGLARSLKTNTLAAQSVIKKDNQTLSHSLKMADQNLEKLKTESERLEQHTQKSVNWLLWAMLIIVCFIFISMILFIRIMPKLK